The Streptomyces sp. NBC_01197 genome window below encodes:
- the cobT gene encoding nicotinate-nucleotide--dimethylbenzimidazole phosphoribosyltransferase, with product MSSLNLDDFSDLIERPDSGVRREAEERRERLAVPPGALGRLDELGEWLSAAQSAVPVRPVDNVRVVLFAGDHGVAERGVSARPAKSAHVLVRAVLDGESPVAVLARRLGLPVRIIDAGLDCDPALLPDEVVRHRVRRGTGRIDIEDALTVEEAEQAVRLGMAIADEEADSGTGLVVLGDLSVGGTTAASTLIAALCGTDASVVTGRGGAVIDDLVWMRKCAAVRDALRRARPVLGDQLELLAAVGGADLAAMTGFLLQCSVRRLPVILDGVVSAACALVGQRAAFRAPESWLAGQVSGEPAQAKALDRMALTPLLDHGVTVGEGTGALLALPLVQAAAALAAELPEGSADSAGGAEALASETSAETGAVAPSAEADPAGNTPNAAGNDVTSVASGPSAGDSGE from the coding sequence ATGAGCTCGCTGAATCTCGACGACTTCTCCGATCTGATCGAACGCCCCGACAGCGGCGTACGGCGCGAAGCCGAGGAACGCCGGGAGCGGCTGGCCGTCCCGCCCGGCGCGCTCGGCCGGCTCGACGAGCTGGGTGAGTGGCTCTCGGCGGCGCAGTCCGCGGTGCCGGTCAGGCCGGTCGACAACGTCCGCGTGGTGCTGTTCGCGGGCGATCACGGTGTGGCCGAGCGGGGTGTGTCGGCGCGGCCCGCCAAGAGCGCGCATGTACTGGTGCGGGCCGTGCTCGACGGGGAGAGCCCGGTCGCGGTGCTGGCCCGCCGGCTCGGGCTGCCGGTACGGATCATCGACGCCGGCCTCGACTGCGACCCGGCGCTGCTGCCGGACGAGGTCGTACGGCACCGGGTGCGGCGCGGCACGGGACGGATCGACATCGAGGACGCCCTCACCGTCGAAGAGGCCGAGCAGGCCGTACGTCTCGGCATGGCGATCGCGGACGAGGAGGCCGATTCGGGCACCGGCCTGGTCGTGCTGGGCGATCTGAGCGTCGGCGGCACCACGGCCGCGTCCACGCTGATCGCCGCGCTCTGCGGCACGGACGCCTCGGTCGTCACCGGGCGTGGCGGAGCGGTCATCGACGATCTCGTCTGGATGCGCAAGTGCGCGGCGGTCAGGGACGCGCTGCGCCGGGCCCGCCCGGTCCTCGGCGACCAACTGGAGCTGCTCGCCGCGGTCGGCGGCGCGGATCTGGCCGCGATGACCGGGTTCCTGCTGCAGTGCTCGGTCCGGCGGCTGCCGGTGATCCTCGACGGGGTGGTCTCGGCCGCGTGCGCGCTGGTGGGCCAGCGGGCCGCCTTCCGCGCCCCCGAATCCTGGCTGGCCGGCCAGGTCAGCGGTGAACCGGCCCAGGCGAAGGCGCTGGACCGGATGGCGCTCACCCCGCTGCTCGACCACGGGGTGACGGTGGGCGAGGGCACGGGGGCGCTGCTGGCGCTGCCGCTCGTGCAGGCGGCGGCGGCACTGGCGGCTGAGCTCCCGGAGGGTTCGGCGGACAGTGCCGGGGGAGCGGAGGCGCTCGCCTCGGAAACCTCAGCGGAAACCGGGGCCGTAGCCCCCTCCGCCGAGGCTGATCCGGCCGGAAACACACCCAACGCGGCCGGGAATGACGTGACTTCGGTGGCGTCGGGGCCATCAGCGGGAGACAGTGGGGAGTAG
- a CDS encoding leucyl aminopeptidase, with amino-acid sequence MTALTLSTAGAATLRADAVVVGVAKGAKGPVVAPGAEAVDKAFGGKLAAVLETLGATGAEGEATKVPAPAGLKAPVVLAVGLGAVPDKTDAEAEFAEETLRRAAGVAARALAGAKKAAFALPVTAAEDVQAIGEGALLGAYAFTAFQAVPKEAKGPLGEAALLGAKPRDKAHKAAAERAVTVAEEINRARDLVNTPPNELDPAAFAAVATAAGKEHGVKVQVLDEKALTKGGFGGILGVGVGSEAPPRLVKLSYTHSKAEKSLAFVGKGITYDSGGISLKPAGHNETMKCDMAGAAAVFAAVVAAARLGLQVNVTGWLALAENMPSGSATRPGDVLRMYSGKTVEVLNTDAEGRLVLADALAKASEETPDAIVDVATLTGAMMMALGSRTFGIMSNDDAFRTELHEIAEEVGEPSWPMPLPADLRKGMDSPTADIANMGERMGGGLVAGLFLKEFVGEGITWAHLDIAGPAFNEAGPFGYTPKGGTGSAIRTLVRLAERTADGDLG; translated from the coding sequence GTGACTGCTCTCACTCTCAGCACGGCCGGCGCCGCAACGCTGCGCGCCGACGCCGTCGTCGTAGGCGTGGCGAAGGGCGCCAAGGGCCCCGTGGTCGCACCGGGCGCCGAAGCCGTGGACAAGGCGTTCGGCGGAAAGCTCGCCGCCGTTCTGGAGACCCTCGGAGCCACCGGCGCCGAGGGCGAGGCGACCAAGGTCCCCGCGCCCGCCGGCCTCAAGGCCCCGGTCGTCCTGGCCGTCGGGCTCGGCGCCGTACCGGACAAGACGGACGCCGAGGCCGAGTTCGCCGAGGAGACGCTGCGCCGCGCGGCCGGTGTCGCCGCCCGCGCGCTGGCCGGTGCCAAGAAGGCCGCCTTCGCGCTGCCCGTCACGGCCGCCGAGGACGTCCAGGCGATCGGCGAGGGCGCGCTGCTCGGGGCGTACGCCTTCACCGCATTCCAGGCCGTCCCCAAGGAGGCCAAGGGCCCGCTCGGTGAGGCCGCCCTGCTGGGAGCCAAGCCGCGGGACAAGGCGCACAAGGCCGCCGCCGAGCGCGCCGTGACCGTCGCCGAGGAGATCAACCGCGCCCGCGACCTGGTCAACACCCCGCCGAACGAGCTGGATCCGGCCGCCTTCGCCGCTGTCGCCACCGCGGCCGGCAAGGAGCACGGCGTCAAGGTGCAGGTGCTCGACGAGAAGGCCCTCACCAAGGGCGGCTTCGGCGGCATCCTCGGCGTCGGTGTCGGTTCGGAGGCTCCGCCCCGGCTGGTGAAGCTCTCGTACACGCACTCCAAGGCGGAGAAGTCGCTCGCCTTCGTCGGCAAGGGCATCACGTACGACTCGGGCGGCATCTCGCTCAAGCCGGCCGGCCACAACGAGACGATGAAGTGCGACATGGCCGGCGCCGCCGCCGTGTTCGCCGCCGTCGTGGCCGCCGCGCGCCTCGGCCTCCAGGTCAACGTCACCGGCTGGCTGGCGCTCGCCGAGAACATGCCGTCCGGCTCGGCCACCCGCCCGGGTGACGTGCTGCGGATGTACAGCGGCAAGACCGTCGAGGTCCTCAACACCGACGCCGAGGGCCGGCTGGTGCTGGCCGATGCGTTGGCGAAGGCCTCCGAGGAGACGCCCGACGCGATCGTCGACGTGGCGACGCTGACCGGCGCGATGATGATGGCGCTCGGCAGCCGTACCTTCGGCATCATGTCCAACGACGACGCCTTCCGTACCGAGCTGCACGAGATCGCGGAGGAGGTCGGCGAGCCGTCCTGGCCGATGCCGCTCCCCGCCGACCTGCGCAAGGGCATGGACTCGCCCACCGCCGACATCGCCAACATGGGCGAACGGATGGGTGGCGGGCTGGTCGCCGGTCTGTTCCTGAAGGAGTTCGTCGGCGAGGGCATCACCTGGGCCCACCTGGACATCGCGGGCCCGGCCTTCAACGAGGCAGGCCCCTTCGGGTACACCCCCAAGGGCGGCACCGGCTCGGCGATCCGCACCCTGGTGCGCCTCGCGGAGCGCACTGCCGACGGCGACCTCGGCTGA
- a CDS encoding adenosylcobinamide-GDP ribazoletransferase: MDGIRFAFGTLTVLPVRVTRWDRAAARSGMLWAPLAGLVVGVCAAALGAPVLLLGPGPLLAAVVSAAVPAVLTRGLHLDGLADVADGLGSAKPADEALRVMKQSDIGPFGVVTLVLVLLAQVAALARLYGEGWAQGAAGAVVCALAARLALTLACRRGVPAARPDGLGAAVAGAVPAGAALGTAVGVTAVCAAAGALFGPYGALRHALAVLLALGTAQLLLRHCVSRFGGVTGDVFGALAETAATAALVVLTFG; the protein is encoded by the coding sequence ATGGACGGCATACGTTTCGCCTTCGGCACGCTCACGGTCCTCCCGGTCCGGGTGACCCGCTGGGACCGGGCCGCTGCGCGCTCGGGCATGCTCTGGGCTCCGCTGGCCGGCCTGGTCGTGGGGGTGTGCGCGGCGGCGCTCGGCGCACCGGTGCTGCTGCTCGGTCCCGGGCCGCTGCTCGCCGCGGTGGTGAGCGCGGCTGTGCCCGCGGTCCTCACCCGTGGGCTGCATCTGGACGGCCTCGCGGACGTCGCGGACGGACTCGGCAGCGCGAAGCCGGCCGATGAAGCGCTGCGCGTCATGAAGCAGTCGGACATCGGCCCGTTCGGCGTGGTGACGCTGGTCCTCGTCCTGCTCGCCCAGGTCGCCGCGCTGGCCCGGCTGTACGGGGAGGGCTGGGCGCAGGGAGCGGCCGGCGCCGTCGTCTGCGCGCTCGCGGCCAGGCTGGCGCTGACGCTCGCCTGCCGCCGGGGCGTTCCGGCCGCCCGCCCGGACGGTCTTGGCGCGGCGGTGGCCGGGGCCGTGCCCGCAGGGGCCGCGCTGGGCACGGCCGTTGGTGTCACCGCGGTGTGCGCGGCGGCGGGCGCGCTCTTCGGGCCGTACGGCGCGCTGCGCCACGCACTGGCCGTGCTGCTGGCGCTCGGCACGGCCCAACTCCTGCTGCGGCACTGCGTGAGCCGCTTCGGCGGGGTGACCGGGGACGTGTTCGGCGCGCTGGCCGAGACGGCGGCCACGGCGGCCCTGGTGGTGCTGACGTTCGGATGA
- a CDS encoding phosphatidylglycerol lysyltransferase domain-containing protein, producing MGDVRTSAGGTPLTTVRSRHCAAFAVWYLRAVAFINLLGAAWVSLGQDVRRHNTEYFFTPYLLTAGFASGAFSLFLAVTMRRRKRAAWLLNLVMSGLFLLVLVLAMCFPEFRRYAQNWVSLALTAAFVLSLLTGRREFYAKGDRSNPKLAATVAVGGLLVCSLLASLLVTITNTAHDTYRSTFLDRWRYGTMRLVSLVPNDSRIQGIETPAWVDVFINVMSTLLLLAVLFAAFRSRRAVDPITPDDEERLRALLDKHGERDSLGYFALRRDKSVVWSPTGKAAVAYRVLSGVSLASGDPIGDPEAWPGAIEPWLAEAREHGWLPAVMGASEEAGTVYARHGLDALEFGDEAIVDTAEFTLEGRAMRTVRQAYKRVQRAGYTVRIRRHEEIPDAEMEHLLHRADDWRDGATERGFSMALGRLGDPADGRCMMLECTDGEGELRAVLSFAPWGPEGLSLDLMRRDREAENGLMEFMIIELLQRAKEIGITQISLNFAMFRSVFERGSKLGAGPVLRLWRSFLTFFSRWWQIESLYRANAKYRPIWEPRFMLFEKSADLLRIAVASARAEGFLEAPGILKWLHRKPLGTRR from the coding sequence ATGGGAGACGTCCGTACATCTGCCGGGGGCACACCCCTGACCACGGTCCGGTCGCGCCACTGTGCGGCGTTCGCCGTCTGGTATCTGCGTGCCGTGGCGTTCATCAATCTGCTGGGCGCCGCCTGGGTCTCCCTGGGCCAGGATGTGCGGCGGCACAACACCGAGTACTTCTTCACCCCCTATCTGCTCACCGCGGGCTTCGCATCGGGTGCGTTCAGCCTCTTCCTGGCGGTCACCATGCGCCGCCGCAAGCGGGCCGCCTGGCTGCTCAACCTGGTGATGAGCGGACTCTTCCTGCTGGTCCTCGTGCTGGCGATGTGCTTCCCGGAGTTCCGCAGGTACGCGCAGAACTGGGTCTCGCTGGCGCTGACCGCAGCCTTCGTCCTGTCGCTGCTGACCGGCAGGCGGGAGTTCTACGCCAAGGGCGACCGCTCCAATCCGAAGCTGGCGGCCACCGTTGCCGTGGGAGGGCTGCTGGTCTGCTCCCTGCTGGCCTCGCTGCTGGTCACCATCACCAACACGGCCCATGACACGTACCGTTCGACGTTCCTGGACCGCTGGCGGTACGGCACGATGCGGCTGGTCTCGCTGGTCCCCAACGACTCCCGCATCCAGGGCATCGAGACCCCCGCCTGGGTCGACGTCTTCATCAACGTCATGTCCACCCTGCTGCTGCTCGCGGTGCTCTTCGCGGCCTTCCGCTCCCGGCGTGCCGTCGACCCGATCACCCCGGACGACGAGGAGCGGCTGCGCGCCCTCCTGGACAAGCACGGCGAGCGCGACTCACTCGGCTACTTCGCGCTGCGCCGCGACAAGAGCGTGGTGTGGTCCCCCACCGGCAAGGCCGCGGTCGCCTACCGGGTGCTGAGCGGGGTCTCGCTCGCCTCAGGTGATCCGATCGGCGATCCGGAGGCCTGGCCGGGGGCGATCGAGCCCTGGCTGGCCGAGGCGCGCGAGCACGGCTGGCTGCCCGCGGTGATGGGGGCGAGCGAGGAGGCGGGCACGGTCTACGCCAGGCACGGCCTCGACGCGCTGGAGTTCGGCGACGAAGCCATCGTGGACACCGCGGAGTTCACCCTGGAGGGCCGGGCCATGCGGACGGTGCGCCAGGCGTACAAGCGGGTGCAGCGCGCCGGGTACACGGTCCGGATCCGGCGGCACGAGGAGATCCCCGATGCCGAGATGGAGCACCTGCTGCACCGGGCCGACGACTGGCGCGACGGAGCCACCGAGCGGGGGTTCTCGATGGCGCTCGGACGGCTCGGCGATCCGGCGGACGGCCGCTGCATGATGCTCGAATGCACGGACGGCGAGGGCGAGTTGCGTGCCGTCCTGAGTTTCGCGCCCTGGGGCCCGGAAGGGCTCTCGCTGGATCTGATGCGCCGTGACCGGGAGGCCGAGAACGGCCTGATGGAGTTCATGATCATCGAACTCCTGCAGCGGGCGAAGGAGATCGGGATCACTCAGATCTCACTCAACTTCGCGATGTTCAGATCGGTCTTCGAACGTGGCTCGAAGCTCGGGGCCGGCCCCGTGCTGAGGCTATGGCGCTCGTTCCTCACCTTCTTCTCACGGTGGTGGCAGATCGAGTCGCTGTACCGCGCCAACGCCAAGTACCGGCCAATCTGGGAGCCCCGTTTCATGCTGTTCGAGAAAAGCGCGGATCTGCTGCGCATCGCTGTCGCCTCGGCGCGCGCCGAGGGTTTCCTGGAGGCCCCGGGCATCCTGAAGTGGCTGCACCGCAAGCCGCTCGGGACCAGACGGTGA